The Chlorocebus sabaeus isolate Y175 chromosome 22, mChlSab1.0.hap1, whole genome shotgun sequence genome segment tgtaatcccagctattcaggaggctgaggcaggagaatcacttgaacccaggaggctagaggttgcagtgaactgagattgcaccattgcactccagcctgggtgacaagagtgaaactctctccaaaaaaaaaagccgggggggtggggggtgggttcTGAGAGCCTCTCAGTTGAGTTAATTATACAGGTTTTACCATTGGCTCTGCGACCTGTTGGATATTCTTTTTGGCTGCAATTTTGGGCTGTCAGTTGCCTGGTAAGAGAATTCACATAAATTATAAAGTAGGAGTAAATCAGGGAAGGGTCAAGTAAAGCTGAGGTCATGAAGGTGGTTGCCTTGTAATTCAACAGATACTTCATGAGCACTTGAGCTTTGGTACGTTCTAGTTGACAGCATAGTTGTTTTAGTTGACAGCATaggtgtttttgagacagggtttcgctcttgttgcccaggctggagtacaatggtgcgatcttggctcaccgcaacctccgcctcccaggttcaagcgattctcctgccgcagcctcccaagtagctgggattacagacatgcgccaccacacctggctaattttgtatttttagtagagacagggtttcaacatgttggtcaggctgatctcaaactcccgacttcaggtgatctgcctgcctcagcctcccaaagtgctgggatgacaggcgtgagccagcatgcccggccccatttttgtgtgtgtgtgtgtgtgtgtgtgtgtgtgtgtgtgtgtgtgtgtgtgtgtgttttgagatagtctcactatgttgcccaggctggagtggagtggcacaatttccgctcactgcagcttctacctcctgggttcaggtgatcctcccacctcagcctcccgagtagctaggaccacaggcatatatCAcaattcccagctaattttttgtatttttttatagagatggggtttcaccatgttgttcaagatgatctcagactcctgagctcaagtgatctgcctgcctcagcctcccaaagtcctgggattacaggcgtgagccactgtgcctggccaagatgacaACATAGTCTTTTTGGATTAGATGAACTAAGCTGCTTATTAAACAGCAAGCCCTAGGGCCCTAACTTTATCCAGCTAATTCTAGCTTTACAGAAATTTGCATTCAAAAGTAAGTGAAAAAGTCACAGTgtacatctgtaattccagctacaggctgggaggactgcttgaacccagcagtttgagactagcctgggcaaaacagaccctgtctcattactttttatttttttgagatggagtctcgctatgtcgcccaggctggagtgcagtggcacaatctcagctcactgcaacctccacctcccaggttcaaacgattcctctgcctcagccttctgagcagctgggactacaggcgtgcacgaccacatccagctaatttttggattttcagtagagacagggtttcaccatattggccaggctggtctcgaactgacctcatgatcggcctgcttcggcctcccaaagtgctgggattacaggtttgagccaccatgactggctttttttttttttttttaagtgaaaagacCACCCTTCCAGTATCTCAAACCCATAGCCTACAAGTAAgtacatggtggcgcatgcctgtaatcctagagaagctgaggtgggattATTACTTgcatccagtttgagccagtctgggcaacagaccctgtctctacaaaaaataaaaagttagcagggtgtggtggtgcatacctgtggtcccagctactcggaatgctgaggtgggaggatcacttgagcccaggaggtcaaaactgcagtgatcacaccactgcactccagcctgggtgacagagtgagaccctgtctccccccGTGCCCCGCCAAAAAAAacctagtgtggtggctcatacctgtaaccccaccactttgggaggctgaggcaggtggatcacttagagtcaggcgttcaagaccagcctggccaacatggtgaaaccccgtctctactaaaaatacaaaaattagctgggtgtgatggcgcatgcctgcagtcccagctacttgggaagctgaggcaggagaatggcttgcacccgggaggtggaggttggaggttgcattgagcccaGACggtgcccactgcactccagcctgggtgacacagcgagactccatctcaaaaggaaaaaaaagtgatggTAGAGACTTCTGTTTCCTGGCCAAAAATTCTCTCACTGGGGCTCACCCAGGCTGAGAACTAGGGAAACTGCAAAGAAAACATAGTCCTGATTATGTGCAGGCTTACAAGGTGGAGCTAAAACTAATCCACTGGAAGGTAACAAGAAACAGCGAtaggtatccttttttttttccttttttgaaacagagtcttgctctgtcacccaggctggagtgcagtggcaccatctccactcgctgcaagctctgcctcctcccgggtacacgccattctcctgcctcagcctctggagtacgtCGGACTATAGgcggccgccaccatgcccggctaattttttgtatttttagtagatacagggtttcaccgtgttagccaggatggccttgatctcctgaccttgaagtctgcccgcctcggcctcccaaagtgctgggattacaggcgtgagccaccacacccagccaacaataGGTATCCTTAATCCAAGCTGTACAGCAATTCATGATTCACAAGTCTCTTCTGTAGAAAACATTTAATAGGGAGGGGATGGAACAACAAAGCAAAGGCAGTGTTGGGGCATCAGACCACGGCAGGGCTGGAACTAGGGAGAAGCAACCAGTTAGGAGGCAGGCTACTACAGGTAACAAATGGAGAGCCCTCTCACCCAGCCAACTCCAAGAGTTCCTCTAGTCCCTTGTGCTTTACCCCAGACTTTAGCCCCAGAGCCTGTTCCTCATCTCCAGCAAAGAATAGCAGGGCAGGACCTGAGTTGGTCTCTTTTCAGGGGCTGTCTTGAAGATGGCTGTTTTAGCAGACATGAGGCTGCCCAAAGGTTTCTACAAGCCACCCTGCGTGGACTTTGGGGGTTGTTGAACGCATGCCCTGACATGCATGAATTGGAGACCTGGATCTAAACATGGGTTAGCTGCCCATCCTGGCATCTTTGGCTAATACCCTTAGCCTGGGTGCCCCTGAGAATACTTAGGGCTGTTGAAGATCCTGTCTGAGGAACCTCACATGGGTTTCCTAGTTAACTTGTAAAGTCACTCTGCCAGAGGTTATCACCGCAAAAGGCAGGACCTGGTGGGCTGGGCTCTCCATACCCTTCCAGTTCTGACTGCCTGGCATAAATGTTCCTCTTGAGATGGATGTGTGTTGAGGTGCAGGGAGAGCGCTGGGCTGTGGCTAGGGATAGGGCAGGCAGGATTTGCTCTTGGTCACACTGGAGGGATGCCCAGACCACACCCGGGCACTGGAGGAGTTCTGGGATACAGTGTCTGAATCCTCAGTGGCCACTGCTCTCTTGGCCCTGACTGTGCAAGGGAATCACGAACACAGAGACGTCATCGTAGGACACCTGTCCTTCCTCTGTGGGACtgtcttcctttccctgtgtgcTGTGTATCAGCATCTGGGCCAGCTTCAAGAACCTGTGAAGACCATCCTGCAGATAGACTTCAGGGGCAGAGCAAAGGGGCAAGGCCAGCCCTCAGGAGAACTCACTGCACAAGGCTGGACATGGGGACCCAAGCAATGCAGTCCGACTGGGGACCAAGCAAGCAGCAAGCCTGGAAGGGCCATGGGCTGAACCACAAGAGGCTATATCCAGGGATTTTTGGAACCCtagtctcccctcctcctccaagAATCTTGAGACAGCCCTGATCCTGGCCAGCTGCCAGCTCATTGTCAGTGCTATCTTCTCAGCCATAACTACTTGGGCTTGCTGCTGGCACCAACCCAGGCCCAGGCAGGTCCCCAGCAGCTACAGTACCTGTGTGGGTCCTCTTGGTTCTCAGGGAGGAAGCTCCGCACCAGCCATGCCACCTGCTCGTTGGACAGGACATCCCAGAGTCCATCAGTCGCCATGACAACCACATCATCCTCCTGTAGCTCCAGCTGGCCCACATCCAGCACGGTCACCTACAAGTTAAGCCTGAGGATCTTGCACACTCCCTTCCCGACTCCCAACAGCCTCACTGTCCGCCTTTCTGGGCAAATGGAAGCTGGGTTGGACAGCGTTTCCCCCCTTACCTGTGGGACAGAGAGCAAGAAGGGCTTGAGCTGGATGTTTGTGTCTAGGACTCTGAGCTGATGGTCTCCCAGCCCCCGGGAGACAGCCAGTGTTCCTAGTAACCGAGCCTGAGGGAAAGTGAGGTGTGAGGTGATGGCAAATGGCTCCAGCAAATGCACAAGTACCAGGCCCTAGCACTGCAGAGCACACCAGGAGAGGTGGACTGTGGCCCTTGGAAGCCTTAGACTGAGAAAATTCCTGGACTCAGAGCAAATCCCAGGCCACCAGCCACAGCTACCAGCAAGAGGCAAAGAAAGGAGCTCCCACCTCTGCAGGGGACAATGAAGAGGGATTCTTGGGGTTAGGGGGTGCCAGGCACTGACCTGCCTACCCTGTCCATGGATCAGTGGGTACTTGAGATCCGATTTCTCCACACGTTTGTAGCTCCTACCAGAAGCAGAGCCAGCATCCATGCAAGCCCTGTGCCCCATCTCATCTTTCCCCAACTCAGGGCCCAGCTATCACACCCTCACAGTGCCCACCCTGCCAAGGTAGAGGGGGGCTGCCCCAGGCCATACAGCTGGGCCTGGATCCCAGGGGTCTCCCTTCCCACCTGTCCACCATCCCCACTCACCAACCACTCATGTGGTGATCCCTGAACAAAACCTTCTGTCCCAAGTCATCCCCCTTCAGCCGCCGAGGGAACTCCAGTCGGGTGAACTCGCCAGCCAGAAGCTCAGGGTAGACAaaggcctggggtggggaggcTGCACTCAGGTCATACTCACTCTTGTGGCCCTGGACCCAGGAGTTGGGGCTTCACAGCCTCTATGGTGCCAAGGGCACCTACCAGCTGCTGGATCCGCTGCCGCTCAGTCTCTGGGGTGAACTCGAAGCTCAGTGGCCGTATCTCATCTCTTCGCACCAAGATGGCCCTGGAttgaagagagaagggagaggtctAGGAGGGGGGCTCCACCCTCACCCATGGCCACCCTCCTACCAGTCCTTCCTCCAACCACCAGGACCCAGCTCTGCCCATGATGATTCCTTAAAGCCCTCCATGACTACCTAAGACCTGCAAGGGTGAAGGCTTAGCCCTTTAGCAGGGCCCCTGAGGTCCCCGCCCTCCCCAGCAGCTACTGTCCACCCTCACACTCAACACATACCAAATACACACAATTCAGCCAGTCAATCCTTCCTACTATCCCTCCACTTCCAGCCACCTTTGCTTGTCCCCATTGCTGCTTGTGCTCTCCCCATCCCACCCTTGCCCACCTTCCAAGGGGTGACTCACCTGCTATCCCCAGCATTGGCCACGTACAGCTTTCCCTGCAGGGACACAGCCACCAGGGCTGTGCAGCCGCCCACCTGGCCTGAGGCCTCCAGCTCCCGCCCGATCACCTCGTCCTGGGGCAAACCAAGGCCACCTTAGCTGCTGCCTGTTCTGCCACCATACTACTTTGTCTCTCGATCCCCACCCTACCTGACAGTTCACTTCTACTAGCAGGCCTGACGGTCCCAGCCCAAAGTCCAGCCATGCCTCCAAGATCCCTGCAGTCAGGAGATCTAGACAAGGGAAGTGCTACTCAAAATAGGAAGAGAAACCAGCCACTGCACCAAGAACcaaaagggtattcaattagatGATGCAGGTAAAAGCACTTAGCACACAGTAGGCGCTGGATAAAATGAGAGGGGTTATGCTGACAGTGATGGCTGTTAGTAACAACCCAACCAACCCAATCTCATCCTCCCAATCCAAGGATCTGGTGTGATGACCATGGGTATACAAAGATGCCATTTCCCGAGATCCCTAGGGGCAAAATCTCCACTTCTTTCCCAGCCAAAagccacacactcacacattcctGAAAGGCACTCTCCAAAGCCCCGATCACCAAGTCTTCTGCCCTGATGCCCTTTTCCTCCACAAACTGAGGGTCACTGGGGCAGATGCAGCGGCCATTGAGGtgcatgggaggctgagtggCCACCAAGCCCTCTACCACGGCCTCCAGCTGCCGGCGCAAGCAGGAGTGCAGGGTGTTGGCAGCCAAGATGGCTGCTGCAGGACCGCCGTGCCCATCGAACAGTGCCCAGTAATGGCCTGTCAGGAACTGCACAGGAAGGGCTCAGTGTCAGCCTCTGCCTGACTTCCCCAGTTGTCCCCTGACCCACCCTGAACTAGAACATGGGGCAGCAGGGTAAGAACCTCAGCCTGCAGGTCGTGGCCCCAGCCTGTAGGAGGGATTCCAGTCAAGAACTCAGGCTGCACTCACCTCCTCTGGGCACAGGGTCAGCCACTCTTCTTCAGCCCCAAATTCACATCTCCGGATGCACAGCTTCCCACAGGCGGCTTGATCCTCATTGAATTCAGATTTCTCTGCATTGATAATCCTGAGGCCAGAAAATGGTAAGCGACCCTCCAGGGACACACCTATGTCCCCATGGGCACAGGGAGAGGACCCCTCCCTCTGGGGCAACAGCTCCCCAGTGCTGTCCCTACTTAAGACAACCACGATGTAAGCTTCCTAACTTCAGTGGCCTCACGGTTAAGGTAAAAGTCAgggcccagctcctctggagcCTACCTGGTGACCCTGGGCTAGAAGGTAAGGGTATGTTGCCATTCCTGTCCCCTGCCCTGTCGCAGCCCAAAGCCCTGTTCCATACAGCGCAAGTCATACCCAGGGTGAGATGGTGGGGGTAGGGGGCGAGGGGAAATCTCCAAAGTCCCGAATGCTGGAACTCTACCGAGTCTCTGGGCCTCATCTTGGAAGCCCCTGGGCTGCAGGTCCTTCCCGACTTCCTGTCTTCTCTGAAGGGGAGGTCGGAATCCCAAGGAAAATGCAGGGTCGGGATGATGGGGACGTTGTCAGGATTCCGAGGAGAGGGCAAGAAGGGGCTGTCCACAGGTGGGTGGGGGCTGTCACTCACTCAGCTTCTCCCGCTTTCTAGGCCGGCGCAAGACCCGAGGCGGGCTCCGGCCCGGGCCCGAGCCAGGGGTCGGGGAGGGGCACTCACTCGGCGTAGCCTGCATTCCATGGCAGCGCGCGTCCTCGCGCGGGACTGCGCACGGGCCGGGAGTCTGGGCGGCGCGAGGCGTCGGCTGCCCCGGGGCTGGAGCTGGAGCCGCGCAGGAAGCGGGGCCGGCGGTAGGGCACGGGGCTGGCACGCGGCCCGGGCGGCCGCGGCGCGGGGAGCGGCTCCCCAGGCAGGAAGCGGCGCCGGAACCAGCCGGCGGACATGGCGCGGCGGCAGGGGGCTGCCCGCGGAGCGCGGGGCGCTAGGGCTGGGCAGCCCGCGGGAGGAGGAAGTGGgtcgggggcggggccgggggggGGTGCGCGGGCGGGAGGCGGGGCCGGGAGCGCGCGGAGGGGAGGCGACGCCCCCCAGCCCCGACCTCCGCCCGGGAGCGTGTTCGCTGCGGGCTTGCTGACTCCAGGGGTCAACCCTCGCGACCGCCCGAAGAAGCCCACGCCGGCATCAGCCCCATTTGACAAGCAGGAAAACCGAGGCCCAGAGAAGCGAAGTGGCCTGCCCAGCGTCTCACAGTAGCCAGGGAGGACTGTTCACCCACGCTTGTGGGGCACTAGTGGTTGAGAGGAAAAGCCCCCCACACTTCGCGGGGCCAGCGTCGCGCAAAGCCTCAGATCTCCTCCTGCTGGGTGGGGACGTGACGCAAGGGGAAGATGGGGACAGGATGAGCTGGGAGGTGTCAGACCCGCACAATGAGTTAGTGTCTCCGAGCACAGGTTCCGTCAGGTGGCCTCGAATCCTCTCCACCCCCGCCTGCCACCCTCCACCCCAGACGGGCTTAGTGGTCACCTTGGCTTTCCCTGTCCTGAGAGGCTGCTGCCACCCTCCGAGGACAGTCTTCCAAATGGCTGTCCCTGCATTCAACATGTCCTCGCAGAATAGACAGCAGGATCCTTACTGGACTGTGAGTGAGTGATGGACAAGAGAAATCTGTGTGAGTGTAAAGAGCAATCAGTGGTGCCCCAAAGGCTCCTGCTGGTCCGAGTTCAGACCTGGGACGGAGGGAAGTGAAAGACGAGGAATCATCTTGCGGTCTCTCAACCACTGGCTAGCTGTCACCAGGGGGTCAGCAGCAGTGTCCTGTTCACATCTGCGAGTTAATAAAGCACtttgtcactctttttttttttttttttgagacggagtctcgctgtgttgcccaggctagagtgcagtggccggatctcagctcactgcaagctccgcctcccggatttacgccattctcctgcctcagcctcccgagtagctgggactacaggcgcccgccacctcgcccggctagttttttgtattttgtagtggagacggggtttcaccgggttagccaggatggtctcgatctcccaaagtgctgggagccaccaggcttgagccaccgcgccctgcctttGTCACCCATTTGTCACTCAAATCCAACTCCCTGTGCAAAAGTGTAACTTTGGCCAGACgcaatggctcacccctgtaaccccaacactctgggaggccgaggcgggcaatcatttgaggtcagtagttggagaccagcctggccaacacggtgaaaccctgtctctactaaaaatacaaagattagttgggtgtggtggtgcgcgcctgtaatcccagctactcagaaggctggggcacaagaatcgcttgaacccaggaggcagaagttgcagtgagccgagatggagtcactgcactccagccagggtgatagagcgagactcagtctaaaaaaaaaaaaaaaaaaagaaagaaaagaaaagaagtgttaCTTTATATGGACGATTCTGAGGCCCATGGAGGGGAAGTCTTGGACACCCAGGGCTGTGCTGTTTCCATTACGACAATGCAGCTGACTCAATCCTCACCCCCAAGGcacttctctttccctttcctcctccaggaagccaggGCTTGCCAATTGAAAGTGGCTAAGGCCCCACAGCCCAGTGCCCCCGTATGAGCTATATGAGGAGTCTACCTTCACCTCCACTCCCTAGCCCAGGCAGACGCTCAGTAGGCCCCACTTCCTCCCAGCAGCTAGCCCTGCCCCAGTGGGAGTTCCTCAGGCCCAAGAAGGAAGGTTCTTAGGGCAGGGAGCTATGCCCAACACCCACTCCCTCCGATGACTCAGTTCCAGAGCAGGCTGGGGGCTGATTGACTGAACCCACAGTGTGTGCTGGGCCCACACTGGGCACAGGAACACAGTACTAATGGAGACAAGTCAGGCCTCTGCCCACCAAGCCCCCTGCAGTGATGGTAGCAGTTCTGGTGGATGCTGCTTCATCCAGCTGGCAAGGGATAGGGGCCACCTCAGAGAAAGTTTCCCAAAGGACCTCTGAGCTGAGAACTGTCACTGTGACAGAACAGAAATGTTCCAGGGTGGGGCAGGCCCAATTCAGTCTATGGGGCCACTTTCTTACCCTCACCAGTTGATGCCTCAGAGGATTTTAAAGTCTAAAATTGGACGAAACAAAGTGCATACACTCTATTCCCCAACCCACCCCTGGGTGGGGGAAAGCCTTGTCCTAAAGTATTTTCACAGAAGCTCTGGGCAACCAGATGTCATAGGCGGTCTGTTGCACAGCTTAGCCATTTTCTATTTTCAGAGCCATGTGGAACCACATGGCAATCCCATCTTCTCTGTTCCAAGGTGGCCTGAGTGTTCCTTCAGTGCTACCAGGCTCTTCTGACTTCCAGGGCTCCTGAGCGCCTCACTCTTGCCTGGATCTTAAGCCAATGTCTCCTGGTTTACTCCCTCATTTTGCTGAAGTGCATCCTTCAACAACTTTCCAAGAAAGGGTGACTGGGAGGTACTTTCCTGAGAGATTATTTATCTATCTTTTTCTGTGAATGGTCTGTTTGTATCCTTTGCCAAACTTTCTGCTGGGCCATtcgtctttttctgttttttcttcttctttttttttttttgatacggagtttcgctcttgttgtccaggctggagtgcaatggcatgatcttggctccccgcaacctccacctcccagattcaagcaattctcctgcctcagcctcctgagtagctgggattacaggcatgtgccaccacacccggctgccactggt includes the following:
- the PPM1M gene encoding protein phosphatase 1M isoform X3, which translates into the protein MHLNGRCICPSDPQFVEEKGIRAEDLVIGALESAFQECDEVIGRELEASGQVGGCTALVAVSLQGKLYVANAGDSRAILVRRDEIRPLSFEFTPETERQRIQQLAFVYPELLAGEFTRLEFPRRLKGDDLGQKVLFRDHHMSGWSYKRVEKSDLKYPLIHGQGRQARLLGTLAVSRGLGDHQLRVLDTNIQLKPFLLSVPQVTVLDVGQLELQEDDVVVMATDGLWDVLSNEQVAWLVRSFLPENQEDPHRFLKLAQMLIHSTQGKEDSPTEEGQVSYDDVSVFVIPLHSQGQESSGH
- the PPM1M gene encoding protein phosphatase 1M isoform X1; amino-acid sequence: MSAGWFRRRFLPGEPLPAPRPPGPRASPVPYRRPRFLRGSSSSPGAADASRRPDSRPVRSPARGRALPWNAGYAEIINAEKSEFNEDQAACGKLCIRRCEFGAEEEWLTLCPEEFLTGHYWALFDGHGGPAAAILAANTLHSCLRRQLEAVVEGLVATQPPMHLNGRCICPSDPQFVEEKGIRAEDLVIGALESAFQECDEVIGRELEASGQVGGCTALVAVSLQGKLYVANAGDSRAILVRRDEIRPLSFEFTPETERQRIQQLAFVYPELLAGEFTRLEFPRRLKGDDLGQKVLFRDHHMSGWSYKRVEKSDLKYPLIHGQGRQARLLGTLAVSRGLGDHQLRVLDTNIQLKPFLLSVPQVTVLDVGQLELQEDDVVVMATDGLWDVLSNEQVAWLVRSFLPENQEDPHRFLKLAQMLIHSTQGKEDSPTEEGQVSYDDVSVFVIPLHSQGQESSGH
- the PPM1M gene encoding protein phosphatase 1M isoform X2 codes for the protein MSAGWFRRRFLPGEPLPAPRPPGPRASPVPYRRPRFLRGSSSSPGAADASRRPDSRPVRSPARGRALPWNAGYAEIINAEKSEFNEDQAACGKLCIRRCEFGAEEEWLTLCPEEDEVIGRELEASGQVGGCTALVAVSLQGKLYVANAGDSRAILVRRDEIRPLSFEFTPETERQRIQQLAFVYPELLAGEFTRLEFPRRLKGDDLGQKVLFRDHHMSGWSYKRVEKSDLKYPLIHGQGRQARLLGTLAVSRGLGDHQLRVLDTNIQLKPFLLSVPQVTVLDVGQLELQEDDVVVMATDGLWDVLSNEQVAWLVRSFLPENQEDPHRFLKLAQMLIHSTQGKEDSPTEEGQVSYDDVSVFVIPLHSQGQESSGH